In the genome of Xiphias gladius isolate SHS-SW01 ecotype Sanya breed wild chromosome 18, ASM1685928v1, whole genome shotgun sequence, the window GCAGTGGGTatcgtgtgtgcatgtgatctAAATCATGTGACGAGATGTGTCACATGACGCGAAACGGAAGCAGTAAAGTGCAGTTTATTCTAACCCTGGACTGCTGATTTATAGAAAAAACGACGACGGCAAGGACTGCACGAGAAAGGACTTGAGCTAGTACAAAAAGCCGACATGGGTGTGCCAGAACTGGAGGAATCTTCGTTGTCACTGGACGCAAAGCTGCTCCGTTTCATGGACCAGCTGGAGTTACTGGAGGAGAAACGGGCCACTCTCAACTCTCTCATAGAGCAGGTACCACAGAAAACCATATAGACTTTAGCAGAAATCAGACATCTGTCTGAGGGTGGCAAGCTGtctatatttgtgtgtctatgAATTTATAAAATCggcacaaaaatgtgtttgaagttGTAATCCTTTTGAAATAGAACGGAAACTTCTACTATATATCAATTTGTTGATCAATTTTGGTAACTAATTTACGGGTTGCCAAAATgcactggctccagcttctcaaatcgGAGGATTtgtctatctatatatatgtataacacaaaaaaaaacccagcaaatcctcagatttgctatttttttactttcttctaTGACACTATCTTTGGATTAGgtactgttggtcagacaaaacaagcaatttgaatatgtcagGTTGGGCTGTGGGatacttttcaatattttctaatatttcataGACAAAATTATTAACAGATAAATCAAGAAATCGTCTGTAGATTTATAGATGAGGAAAATAATTAAGTATATTCCAGCAAACATCAGTTTTGCGTAAGTTATTTTTCGACTGCGTGTACTACAGCTGCAATGATTTGTCGATTTAATCAGTTAgctgaaaattaatcaactatttgGATAAAAATTTGGGGGTTTTggggacaaaacaagacatttaattaCCTTACCCCTTGCTTTAGGATAACATGATGGGCATTCTCAtaatttattgagaaaatattcatcagattaatcaatactgGAAaaaatcgttagttgcagcccttgtatgtacagtaataGCGCAAAAGTTTTAGGcgctaaaagtaaagtgaggatgctttcaaaaataatgccctgaaaagttttttttcaggaaaGGTCAGACACCTCTCTGATGGTACTGCCTGATGGATAAGAGTCTAAACATCTTAAGTGCCTAACACTTTTGaacaatactgtatatgtatgtgcacCCTTAAATATTTGGCAGTGTAATGTAACTTAATGTGTGCATAGCATACTAAGTAAATCTTTTAATCAAAGCCAGGTTTGATAAATTATCTGCATCAACAATATAGGCAAGCTTTGCAGCTGCACCTGTAAACTTAACGTTCGATCAGAATGTGTCTACTCCATCGGCAGGATACTCATGTCCTTATCTGCTATTTTACTGATGGCACAGGGTTATTATTACTATATCAATCACACTATCTTTTTTAAGTTTGAACCCTTATATTTTTCCCTGTATCCTCTTTACCCACTTTCGCCCCTATACCTAATGTAAAGTTGCCGTTTCGTGTTCCCCACAGGGATGGTTTTCCATGTCCAAGGCACGATATTCCATGGGAAACAAACAAGTCTCTGCACTTCAGTATGCGAGTGAGATTGAGCCACTTGTCTGTGTTCACGCTAGGTGAGGAATTAGACGTGTTTCATGGAAATGAATGCTCCAAGGTGAATCGATGTGCACTGTCATTTGTGGAAAGCTTTTTTTATGACTGGGATTTGTGTGTTACAGAACACTGGACAATTGTGAGGTGGAGTTCTGCACAGAAAGAGTTACACAAAGTAAAGAGTCTGGAAAAGATGTGAGGTCCATAGAGGATATTGGACCTCAAGAAGATGGTGAGTCTACCGTGGTCTGTGTTAAAAAGGTATCTAGTTTACATCCaccatggttttttttttttgttcaaattcgttatattatttaatttcacaGGTGTCAGGAGAAGAAACAAACCTATAAAGGATATCACGGAAAAAGAGGCAAATGATAAAGCAACTAGTGAGAAAGCTCCTGAAGTAACTCCAGTAAAAAGAAGGGACCAGGATCCTCAGCAAGATCCACTGAAATGGTTTGGGATTCTGGTGCCACAATCTCTTAAACAAGCACAGTCGTCATTCAAGCAAGGTATGATGTTAAAGTGAAGCCATAGTAAAGGCTTTAGCATGTGATTACCTCTCAATGCAGCCAAAGTTAGGTCATCATTTTGATTCGATATATGTAGTATTTAGGTATTGCCAAGGGGTAAATACTTTTCCTGAGATTCTTACAGTGACCCCATGAGAGCTCAgcaaactgcaacttaacaagatgcatgcaaatagacaaaacacaagtaaatgatgaaaatatctACACCAACATGACAACAAATACACTGAATTTAGCTGCAAAGCAATAAAACAGGGGCAAATTGAGGAACATATTCACTAATTTGACAACACAAATGCAGAATAACAAAATGCCTACACGTACAGAAGacacaaccaaatacagaaaaacactgactgactgcctgTCAGTGATGTTGGAAAATGCACTTCTGATTGCAGTGCTCAGATATTATTGCATATACTTTGCTATACAccaagtgtttgtgtttactaGACGCGAAATTCAAATACACTGACAAAATACACATAATTAAGGCGTTTTTTGTGTGATACAGGTCAACATAGCCTATGTTGACCGGGCTAAAATAGACCCTCATGTATTTGAGTGTGTTCATTGGTTTTTAGTGTCCCCTGGAAACTTGTTTTTTATGCATCTAAGTTCAGTTTTGTTCTGTGCACCTTCAGGGCTTctatatttacttgtgttttcctgtttgcttgtgtttgtttgtgttgtcaaTGTTTGCAGCCAATCACTGTATTTGGTTGTGATGGCTGTTTTTAGTACCATGCTTTGATATGCTGCATACAGTGTGTCATCAGATTGGGGAAGATGCTTTCTTTAACGgattgttatttgtttatttacaagtGTTTTCTTTAGTTGCTGTGACAAGCTCTCAGGGCCATGTTGGATTCTGGGCGACTAATATAagggtacaaaaaaaaactaacccaTATGCAACATGGCGTTCCTCATTAGGTTTATAAGGAGAAAAGTGTAATTTTATTGGTGACGGTGGTATTTTAATGCACATGTGCAAGATGGAACCTGTAAACAGTTGTTGGTGAACTAATAAGAAATCCCCTTCCTCATTCCtcatcttctgtcttttttttccccgtcaTATTACAGTTATAGAGCTGTCTGCTGAGATTGCAACCCTCCAGACTGCAGTTTTGAACACCAGACAGGAGCTGAAGAACGGCATGAAAGACAAACACGTTCTCCAGGAGAGAACCTCAGCAGCTGAGGTGGACAAGGTGGCAGACTAAATAACACCATCGAGGCAAAGCTGGAGATGATCTGACAGGAGCCTGTGGCCACAGAGAGTGACTGATTGGAGTCAGTAGATTATACGTCAGGGCCCAGTGAACTTGAACTGGTGGATTTCTAAGTGAAGATCACAGATGTAGCTTTTCCTTCTTGATGATTAATTGGTATTATATactgttttgtgctgttttgacTGTCTGACTGATACATGTGTAGCTTGTTTGAGATGGATGTATTTGTAAACGCTGTCTTTGAGCATTTCTCAGGATCAATTAAATCTGTGTTGTCGCCTGTAATAGATTaattcataaatataaaaagaacctgtttgacctttttcaataaatgatcggtaccactttctgataaggcagCAAAGGgcttcattaattattaataaatcGCTTACTGATGCTTCATAGATCAGTTATACTTTAATAAGGATTGTGGTCTGCCAGGTTTAGAAAATTCCTTTGTTCAGTGTTTATCCTTTTTATTTGGTAAATAAGCAGTTGTTATGCTAAATAAGTcgtgaataaataaattttggtCCAGATCCTCTGCAGCCCTTTTCGAGAAGGTAAATGGGTCATACATACTGATTAGCCtctcaattatttttatatattatactgtatagtgtGCTTGACATCTCAGTATGTTTTATATGCTGCTTTTAGATTTGTATCTTTTGTCTGTTTACTTGTTTCTTTCAGTGGCTTGTGTTCttctgtatttatgtttgttttgtttgtgtaaagCTATTTGTTGCAGTGGTTTTTAGTCAGTAAGGGTATTTTTCACAACCAGGCAACGCAAATGTTGTTCTTGTTAATAGTTTATAAATACTTCGCAAAGCAATAGATTTACGGAcgatttattaaccattaataaagcgAATACTTGCAACTTCTTAATTCTTTGTAAAGGATTTCTTTGTAGACAGTTGTACCACATTGTCTTTCATGCACACGCCGtattctatttttcttctttaatttaGAATTACAATAAGGACTTAAGTTTAATATTGAATTGTaggcctatatatatatatatatttttttttttttcaattacaatCCAAATACAGACACCCGGTCTTACTTTCAAATTCTATTGGAAATGCTAAGATGTCAGAAGAAAAGCTGCCTCCTCTTATAACGACATCGGCATTATGGAAACATTTGACCGAGCGCCACCACCCTCGCATCCATGCAGCTTGACTGGGGACAGCCGAACATTACCGGGAACTGTCGAGATGGGATACGAAACTCCCGTTCATTGTGTGTACTTCCTGGTCCAATTATAATCCTGTCTACATGCCTCCATGAAACACACCGCTCTGCCTCCCCTCCGCTTGCGTCCGATCGACTGGTGGGAGCGCAGAAAGAACGGATCACTATTATATTATTgatgtattatattattgatGTTTCCAGACATCCGCAGCAGCCTACGTAGCCTGATTGTGGCCGATTTCGGACGTGCGAGCGACGCTACTCCTGCTTGAAATTCAATTTCCTTTTGTCTGCGCAACTGGCAGCAATATTTGTTGATGTGTGATCGGGGATTGGGAAGTAAACACGCTGGCCTGCGCTCATGATTAGAGCCGAGGTGAGACTGATATCTCAGACTCAGATTGCCCTTGATCGCAAGTTGATTTTACTCCGGAGCAGAGGAACTGTTGGCTCCAATGGCGTCAGTTTCGAAGGTGTCTATTCTGGATTACTTTAATATTGTGTTTGAAGGTGAAAATGGCAAAATCGAGTCCAACTGCAAGGCTTGTGGCACCAGAATCCAGGCGAAGCGGAGTGTCACGTCCAACTTCGTAACGCATCTCAAGGtaatgatttcaaaataaaaatgttatgtgtGCTTGTCAATGTGAAGGGACGAATCTTCTACACTTATTCTCAGTCTTAGCCATATTTCTGTCAGCATCAGCTGAAACAGTTGGCCCCACAGCATCTTTTCATGTATACTACACAGTGTCAGCTGCATAAACCTGACTGTAAAGACAGCCAGGTTTACCCATACTGTACCTTCTTCCACAGATATTCAGACAAGACAGTATGGTGAGGAGAGGGACACCTAAAGACTGAATTAAGTGTTCTACCTGTCTACCAATAACATTGCTGTgccactctctgtctctctcccatcAGCGGAAGCACCAGGCTATGTATGATGACTTTGTGAAAAGGAAGGATATGAAGAGAGAGGGTTACTCCTCTGGTTCCCTGCACAGTTTCACCAGCAATGGAGGGAATACCCGCTACACTCTTCCCATCGGTACTGGCgtgggaggtggagggggaggagtaGGAGGTGTTGGAGGAATGGGAACTCTGGAGGCAGGGATAGGAGGAGGATCAGGAGGAGGGGTGACAAAGTTCGACAGACATGACCCACGTCAGGTGTGCACTATAATCCATCACCACTTGACTCAGATAATTGTCCTGCTATTTATGTAATCCTGTAACAAGTGTTGCATTATTTAATGTGGCATCGCCATGAAATCATCTGCCATAACATAAGGGTAATTTACACTGGTTTCTGTCACCATAGGTTTTGATCTCTGAGGCTTTAGCTAAGATGATCGTGCGTGATCTTCAGCCAGTGTCCATAGTGGAAAATCAAGGCTTCagagagctgctgcagctcttgGAGCCACGGTACACTCCAGAGCCTCAGCACTACATCCAGAGCCAGCTCCTCCCAGCCTACGCCTACCAAGTCCAGCTGACTACCCGTCAGGCCCTGGCCTCAGCACACGCCCTCAGTCTCAGCCTGGATCTCTGGAGGGGCTTTTCTGGAACCACATCAGGGTAAGGAAGTAAAATCAACCATAAACAACATGATTCCAACTTGGTTTGATTCTCTCACTGATGAATCCGCTCTCTCTTCAAGGTACCTCGGTGTCACCTGCCATTATCTTACATCTGATTGGCAGATGCGGTCAGCCTTGCTGGCGTGCCTTCCCCTGACTGGTGGCAGCTCTGGGAATCGTGTGCTGTCAGATTTTGATGAAGTGTGTCACTCTCATGGGGTGTCAGGGAGAGCATTTCGTGTTGTTGCGGACCCTTTTCTGGCAACAACAACCGTAAAGCCATGTTGTCTTCCTGGTTTCCTGGTTTCATCTCCTCTCGCTAACGTGCAATATGACAATGATGAAGAAGAGGTGGACAATGGTAACGATGTGGAGGAAGGGATCAGGAATGGCCATGGTGATGGGGGAGATGAAGGAGAGTGGGAGGACTTATGGGAGCAGGGTCTGGGGGTTTGTCGGGTGGACtgtttctctcgctctcttgaACAGTGTGTCAGAGAGGGGTTGGGCTCCTGTCCACAGCTCTCTTCCACACTGGCCAAGGCTGCCTGTTTCTACAACTACATTACCTCTGCTGTCCCGCCTGAGAAACTCAGCCAGGTGTTTGATGGTACTGGGCTGACGATGGGGGGACCACGAAATACCCCTCCGGCAGTAACAGACTGGGCTGCTCAGCTTAAGGTACATAATATTACTAAGTCACTAAGTAGTAAACAGAcacataattaattatttataacaTGCTATAATGTACTTGTAGGCCAAtctctatatactgtatgtcaactATTTCTGAAGACATATTTTGTATGATTGCAGCTATGTTGTTGTATTGAATTATATTGTCAATCACCAGTTGTCCCAGTTAGTGAGGTTTCAAAGGAGGAGTTATAGTaagaaatacattaattaacacttaaaaatgtcccaGTACATGCTTCCAACTACATTGTACTGCATTATGAACAATTGGTTGGTTGTTTATaaactgcttataaatgctaaataggggtAAAGAGTTACCATTATACATTGCTTGTCcataataacattaattttaTAGGCTGATTATGTGACTATTGCATTAAGGTTTATATTATGAGACAGAGAAATTTCTGCAAGAACAAGATGAAGAGTGTGTttctttagttttaaaaatgttaacttttttgtttcatttttgatgcAGGTGCTTCGACGGCTGCTGGACTCGGTGGAGTTCCTGGAGGAGATGAGTGGTCCAGGGGAGCTGGCGTTGGGTACTTCAGACAGAGCCGTCCTGAGGGAGCTCACTGACACTTTGGAGCCCTTCACTGAGGCCTGGGACATGGTACACggggacagacaggcagacatacagacagacagacatgtgtCCATCAGCCTGGGTCTGCCGTGTGTCCTGGGCCTTCGAAAGCATCTCTCTGAGACGTCAACCCCCCACTGCCCCTCTCTCTTGGTGGGCCTCAGCCAGGCTGTAGAGCGTCGGCTGGCCCCTATCCTGGCGGACCCTCTCTACATCACTGCCACAACTCTGGACCCCCAGTTCAAGCTCACTTGGAGCAGCAATCCTGACTGGCACAGACAAGTTCTCATAGAGGAGTTATCCAAACATTCCACAGCCTCCAGCCCTATAGACGCAAACACAGACCCACACCATCAATCCCAGACTCCTCCTGCTCCAGCACCATCGCCGGTCTCCTCACTTTCTCGGCCCTGCAAGCTGTTCTCTTTTATCAAGCAGAGACCCGCAACACAGGCCAAGAGCCTAGAGCAGGAGTTGACCGTTTATCTACGAGAGGAACCCACAGATGAGGAGGCTCTGCATTACTGGCGGCGTAAAGCAATTGACTTTCCTCTGCTGGCCCAGGTGGCCAAGAGGGCGTTTACCATACCTGCTTGTGGCACTGTGGTGGAGAGTATTTTTGCTACTGCTGGGTGCTCTCTGCGGCCGGAGAGAGGCCGCATCTTACCAAAGAACCTGGAGACGCTCATCTACCTCAAAGCCAACTACAGATTATTATGGACTTAGAGCTAAGAGTCAAACATTTCTTCTAACTAAACAGCAAATGAAGGCTTTGTACCTGCAGTAATGTTATTTCTTGGATACTAACCTCTCTTCCCCTCTAAGGAAACTGAGCTAACAGCTTAACACAGTTCTCATACTACACTGAGATGGAGTGAATTAACCAGAATTTCCATGCGGAGGCTGAGTTTAGAAGGGTTTTCCAGACTATAGTAGGTGTGGATTGCTGTCTGTTTTCCATGTAGCCTGCTTACAGACTATCAGACCACATGCTGTGGACCAAGGAGACTAGAAGCAGATCAATACTAAAGTATTTACTTTGACATTATTTTGCTGACTAGGGTCTCCAGACAACCATCACAACCCAGCCACTCGCCATCTTACCAACCTGAAAACAGCTTGTGTCTGTATCAGCCAACACTGGTATACCAACAATAACCAAATGGTCAATTATTGCATACTGTAGCATatgatttattttcactgaTATACGATAACCCTAGAGGTTGTGACTAATTCATTTGATGTTGCGTTTGAAGGAAAGCATCAGTGGGTAAACAATATGTCATCcccttattgtttttattcctctctATATGTATGCCTCATTCGGACATTATAATAAATGAGTTTCACTTCCTTACCTGTGGAGAAAAGCTGAAATTTGCTTCATATATCTCATTCTTTGACcctaatttttttatattttcctctgtCAGTCTTTTATAACTCTACGTGGGCTCTGTCAGAGTGGAGGTAAactccatttcattttcattatcagcactttcttcctttttcaaTTTCATGTCCAATTCTATCTCTGAACTTTGAGGAATTGAAATGGGTTTGACCCTGCCTCTGCCCACAAGACTAGCAGAGATTGAGTGCATGTGGCATATCATAGGcttttgctttgtctgaccTCACGGAAATATTTTGAAACCACTTTGCATGGCATTACTTCGAAGGAGAAACTGTgaatgctgctgtgtgtgttcgCCTTTATTCAGGGACTCTGTTGCTGTGGGCTGGGCCAGTGGGGAGGCAGGGTAATTGTGAGTAATTCCATTACAGTTAGATTTGAGACCGCAGGCAGACAGCAGTCACATCCAACACGGTCCTTTTTCTCACAAAAGCTCATTGCTAAAGAACTCAGAAATAAATGgcagtaaaataaatgcagCTACTGTAGCCTTGTTCTCTAATGCTACATCAGAAGGCACAAACTACTTAAATGCATTGATTAAGGTTTTGTGATTAATAAGGAACAGTAAGACAACAATGACAATAAATTTGAAGATTAATGGCTGTGGAGGAATTGTGATGAGATGAAGATAAGGACCGTCACTAGGATTACATCTCTTTTTCACCAACTGCAGCATTGCTTCGCCCccctgttactgtttttttgtgtttctgaaaacCACTTCAGAGGAAGTGTGTTAATCTGTTTGAGATACAATGAGATTTCCCTCATAGATCATAATTATCAAAGATTGCTGTGATCTTAATGATTATCACCCCAGGATGTCTCTGTGGATTTAGATGTGTTGCTAGATATATGTGTGGCTGTATCAGTGTGTTGATCtttgaaaagtgtgtttttgctcATCCCCACGGgtgttttgttgtctgtgaGTATATGTGGAGCACCTTAAAGCACCCCCCCCAGTTGGATGACAGCTCATCCATTCGAGTTAGACGAGCAGGCTGGGCTGCGGTCCTACTGGTAATTGCCTCTGAAATGAATTACTTGGCATAGAGTGAGActgagggaggggaggaaatTGTAATTGAACTGCCCCCTCCCTCCCGCCCTCTTCCTTATCCCTCAAGTTATTACATCTGCAGTGCAGAAAGCCATTTTCCAgccacacatagacacacatagacacaaaaatacacacactctcacaaaacCAATTTCCCCCTCCCCCACACAATGGCCTCAGCGGAGGGCCATATTGATGCAGGGTGATTTCATGGGCACATGCACACTGGGCCACACCACACTCCTTGTTCATAGCACAGAGACGAATATTCTCCTTacacattgtgtgtttgtatttgtttgcactGCTCATCTCCCAGTCTTCCCCTATTTGGGATGCCCCTTAGCTGGAGTTGGTGTTTTGCTAAGGCCTAAGGGGCTGCAGGACATTAGAGCTGGTACAAACAAAAGCAGTGTTCCGTATCAACAGAGCCCTGGTTACcccatacacacagacacacacaaccaagCATCGTTATTAATAACCTGCCTGTTGCTGGCCTGTTGACAGTTAAAGCCTGATGGATTGAAGAGTTACCATTCGTTGTGCTTTAGGTAGTATATGGTACAAATATGGTATTTTCCTTTCTTAATTTGGCAAAAAGTTTGGTTGGAAGAAATGTAAGTCCTGTCTTGCCCTACTTTTATCATGCA includes:
- the ccdc115 gene encoding coiled-coil domain-containing protein 115; its protein translation is MGVPELEESSLSLDAKLLRFMDQLELLEEKRATLNSLIEQGWFSMSKARYSMGNKQVSALQYASEIEPLVCVHARTLDNCEVEFCTERVTQSKESGKDVRSIEDIGPQEDGVRRRNKPIKDITEKEANDKATSEKAPEVTPVKRRDQDPQQDPLKWFGILVPQSLKQAQSSFKQVIELSAEIATLQTAVLNTRQELKNGMKDKHVLQERTSAAEVDKVAD
- the si:dkey-109j17.5 gene encoding zinc finger BED domain-containing protein 4 — encoded protein: MASVSKVSILDYFNIVFEGENGKIESNCKACGTRIQAKRSVTSNFVTHLKRKHQAMYDDFVKRKDMKREGYSSGSLHSFTSNGGNTRYTLPIGTGVGGGGGGVGGVGGMGTLEAGIGGGSGGGVTKFDRHDPRQVLISEALAKMIVRDLQPVSIVENQGFRELLQLLEPRYTPEPQHYIQSQLLPAYAYQVQLTTRQALASAHALSLSLDLWRGFSGTTSGYLGVTCHYLTSDWQMRSALLACLPLTGGSSGNRVLSDFDEVCHSHGVSGRAFRVVADPFLATTTVKPCCLPGFLVSSPLANVQYDNDEEEVDNGNDVEEGIRNGHGDGGDEGEWEDLWEQGLGVCRVDCFSRSLEQCVREGLGSCPQLSSTLAKAACFYNYITSAVPPEKLSQVFDGTGLTMGGPRNTPPAVTDWAAQLKVLRRLLDSVEFLEEMSGPGELALGTSDRAVLRELTDTLEPFTEAWDMVHGDRQADIQTDRHVSISLGLPCVLGLRKHLSETSTPHCPSLLVGLSQAVERRLAPILADPLYITATTLDPQFKLTWSSNPDWHRQVLIEELSKHSTASSPIDANTDPHHQSQTPPAPAPSPVSSLSRPCKLFSFIKQRPATQAKSLEQELTVYLREEPTDEEALHYWRRKAIDFPLLAQVAKRAFTIPACGTVVESIFATAGCSLRPERGRILPKNLETLIYLKANYRLLWT